A genomic region of Sulfobacillus acidophilus DSM 10332 contains the following coding sequences:
- a CDS encoding Rhodanese-like protein (PFAM: Rhodanese-like domain~COGs: COG0607 Rhodanese-related sulfurtransferase~InterPro IPR001763~KEGG: drt:Dret_1308 rhodanese domain-containing protein~PFAM: Rhodanese-like~SMART: Rhodanese-like~SPTR: Rhodanese domain protein) gives MLNWLFGPRVQHIHADELKTLMKSENPPVIVDVRTHPEFRESHIPKAVHIPLPEVRTRMDELPKEKVIVTVCRTGHRSLVAAQALHSAGYQVKNLQGGMELWTGDVVPRSRR, from the coding sequence ATGCTTAACTGGCTCTTTGGTCCACGGGTGCAGCATATTCATGCGGACGAGTTGAAGACGCTGATGAAAAGCGAAAATCCGCCGGTGATTGTGGACGTGCGGACCCATCCGGAATTTCGGGAATCGCACATACCGAAGGCGGTCCATATACCGTTACCGGAAGTTCGGACGCGAATGGACGAGTTGCCGAAGGAAAAGGTCATTGTCACGGTCTGTCGTACGGGCCATCGGAGTTTGGTGGCGGCGCAGGCATTGCACAGTGCCGGGTATCAAGTTAAAAATTTACAGGGCGGGATGGAGTTGTGGACCGGGGACGTCGTACCCCGTTCACGGCGGTAA
- a CDS encoding putative signal transduction histidine kinase (PFAM: Histidine kinase; Histidine kinase-, DNA gyrase B-, and HSP90-like ATPase; GAF domain~COGs: COG4585 Signal transduction histidine kinase~InterPro IPR003018:IPR011712:IPR003594~KEGG: ttr:Tter_2549 GAF sensor signal transduction histidine kinase~PFAM: GAF; Signal transduction histidine kinase, subgroup 3, dimerisation and phosphoacceptor region; ATP-binding region, ATPase-like~SMART: GAF; ATP-binding region, ATPase-like~SPTR: GAF sensor signal transduction histidine kinase): MGGTGSYRVLATLLAMVGVALTVGAYRFFFGGFPSAPELLDLGLVLVFFTGVFSFVVFGLLESQQKKLHVAYDELQRQRDILQGLWDATGVVATLPDLGGVLQQIVDLSRTLFGAEYAALAVLSDEDPSKIRQFITSGLSDEERQRIGQLPTGKGLLGKVIREKRPLRIQHILEHPDSAGFPPHHPAMDSFLGLPLLYRGTVVGHLYMTNKPGGFTPQDEMLAQLFGRQAAVVISNARLYREREMLATAQERERIGRELHDGVLQTLYGLTLSLDSLLDTEPDLSPTAQKELSRITEVLSLTMTDIRMYIQTLAQSDVDLRVALVDMLQRGGGMQDIVLEFRDNQYLELDPEVVHDIVMSVQEAVSNARRHGEASRIVVGWEALEDWYRVWIQDNGRGFDPAQVSTEHHFGLRNMRRRMEHWQARMTVESRPGSGTTVTFWFPRDDMGNTVEVKEDIQHG, from the coding sequence GTGGGTGGCACCGGATCATATCGTGTGCTGGCAACCCTCCTGGCCATGGTTGGGGTGGCGCTGACCGTGGGGGCTTATCGTTTCTTTTTTGGCGGATTCCCCAGTGCGCCCGAACTGCTCGACCTCGGACTGGTATTGGTGTTTTTCACGGGCGTATTCTCGTTCGTTGTCTTCGGCCTCTTAGAGAGTCAGCAAAAAAAACTTCACGTGGCCTATGACGAATTGCAACGGCAACGCGACATTTTGCAGGGTTTATGGGATGCGACCGGAGTGGTGGCGACGCTGCCGGATCTGGGGGGCGTGTTACAGCAAATCGTCGATTTGTCGCGAACGTTGTTCGGCGCCGAGTATGCGGCGTTGGCGGTGCTGTCGGACGAAGATCCCTCGAAAATCCGTCAGTTTATTACCTCCGGGCTTTCCGACGAAGAACGCCAGCGGATTGGCCAATTGCCGACCGGCAAGGGCCTATTGGGTAAGGTGATCCGGGAAAAACGCCCTCTCCGGATTCAGCACATTCTAGAGCACCCCGATTCGGCCGGTTTTCCGCCCCATCATCCCGCCATGGACAGTTTTTTAGGCCTTCCTCTGCTTTACCGCGGGACGGTCGTGGGTCATCTGTATATGACCAACAAACCGGGAGGATTTACTCCGCAAGATGAGATGCTCGCGCAATTATTTGGCCGGCAAGCCGCCGTGGTCATTTCCAATGCCCGTTTATATCGGGAGCGGGAAATGCTCGCGACCGCCCAAGAGCGGGAGCGCATAGGTCGTGAGCTTCATGACGGGGTTTTGCAAACCCTCTATGGCCTGACTTTGTCGTTGGATTCGCTCCTCGATACGGAACCCGACCTCTCCCCGACCGCCCAAAAGGAATTATCGCGTATCACGGAAGTTTTGAGCCTGACGATGACGGACATCCGGATGTATATTCAGACGCTGGCCCAGTCCGATGTCGATTTACGGGTGGCTTTGGTCGATATGCTGCAACGTGGCGGCGGAATGCAGGATATTGTGCTGGAATTTCGGGACAACCAGTATTTAGAATTAGATCCCGAAGTGGTGCACGATATTGTGATGTCGGTACAAGAGGCGGTTTCCAACGCGCGGCGGCATGGGGAAGCGAGCCGGATTGTGGTGGGCTGGGAAGCCTTAGAAGACTGGTACCGCGTGTGGATCCAAGATAACGGGCGGGGCTTCGATCCGGCGCAAGTGTCGACGGAGCACCATTTTGGGCTGCGTAACATGCGACGGCGGATGGAACATTGGCAAGCCCGTATGACAGTGGAAAGTCGGCCGGGATCCGGTACGACCGTGACATTTTGGTTCCCCCGGGATGACATGGGCAATACCGTGGAGGTAAAGGAGGATATACAACATGGCTGA
- a CDS encoding two component transcriptional regulator, LuxR family (PFAM: Response regulator receiver domain; Bacterial regulatory proteins, luxR family~COGs: COG2197 Response regulator containing a CheY-like receiver domain and an HTH DNA-binding domain~InterPro IPR001789:IPR000792~KEGG: tfu:Tfu_3035 LuxR response regulator receiver~PFAM: Signal transduction response regulator, receiver region; Transcription regulator LuxR, C-terminal~SMART: Signal transduction response regulator, receiver region; Transcription regulator LuxR, C-terminal~SPTR: Regulatory protein, LuxR:Response regulator receiver) — MAETAADVVRVAIVDDHEVVRVGLRNMIDRQPDLTVVAECATGTEAIQTLPHQTDVVVLDVRLPDISGFDVCRALKEADPKIQVIMLTSFGKEEMVLDAIDAGASGYLLKEARGHTVLEGIRTVAQGGSLFSPQVTNALFQRLRNGGRPQDPIEELTDTEKKILELVAMGKTNREIGQELFLSEKTIKHYVSNILSKLGYTRRAEAAAHYARYYSERVESSDDPG, encoded by the coding sequence ATGGCTGAGACCGCTGCGGATGTGGTCCGCGTGGCCATTGTCGATGACCATGAAGTGGTTCGGGTGGGCCTTCGCAATATGATCGACCGGCAGCCGGACCTGACCGTGGTCGCCGAGTGTGCGACCGGAACCGAGGCTATCCAAACCTTACCCCATCAAACCGATGTGGTGGTGTTGGATGTCCGGTTGCCGGACATATCGGGATTTGACGTATGCCGCGCCTTAAAAGAGGCGGATCCAAAAATTCAGGTGATTATGCTCACCTCATTCGGGAAAGAAGAAATGGTGCTGGATGCCATCGATGCCGGCGCGTCGGGCTATCTGTTAAAAGAGGCGCGGGGTCATACGGTGCTGGAAGGGATTCGCACCGTGGCTCAAGGCGGATCGCTATTCAGCCCGCAGGTGACCAATGCCCTTTTTCAACGCTTGCGTAATGGGGGCCGACCGCAAGATCCGATTGAGGAGTTAACCGATACCGAGAAGAAGATTTTAGAATTGGTCGCCATGGGCAAAACCAATCGAGAAATCGGGCAAGAGCTCTTTTTGAGCGAGAAAACCATTAAACATTATGTCAGCAACATTTTGAGCAAATTAGGCTATACCCGGCGGGCAGAAGCGGCCGCCCATTATGCGCGGTATTATTCCGAGCGTGTCGAGTCGTCGGACGATCCCGGTTAG